In Epilithonimonas zeae, a single window of DNA contains:
- a CDS encoding uroporphyrinogen-III synthase, translated as MKIKSILVSQPAPNESSPYLEIAKKEKIKIDFRPFIHVEGVDAKELRTQKIDLTQYTGVIFTSKNAIDHYFRLAEEMRFSVPDSMRYICQSEAIANYLQKHIVYRKRKISFGEKNFSDLAALFKKHPSEKYLLPSSDVLTPEIPKVLDAANLDWTRAIMYKTVPSDLTDINIKDYDMLVFFSHQGIKSLGINFPDFKQEDTKIAVFGTTTQAAAEEAGLTVNIMAPTKENPSMTMAIEKYIKSINK; from the coding sequence ATGAAAATCAAATCTATTTTAGTGTCACAGCCCGCTCCGAATGAATCTTCACCTTATTTGGAAATAGCGAAAAAAGAGAAAATCAAAATCGATTTTCGTCCTTTTATACACGTAGAAGGAGTGGATGCGAAAGAACTCAGAACTCAGAAAATAGACCTGACGCAATATACAGGCGTTATTTTCACGAGTAAGAATGCGATTGACCATTATTTTCGTCTTGCTGAGGAAATGAGATTCAGCGTTCCGGATTCTATGCGTTACATCTGCCAGTCAGAAGCAATTGCCAACTATTTGCAGAAACACATTGTTTATAGAAAAAGAAAAATCAGCTTTGGTGAGAAGAACTTTTCAGATTTAGCAGCTTTGTTCAAAAAGCATCCGTCTGAGAAATATCTTTTACCTTCTTCTGATGTCTTAACACCTGAGATTCCTAAGGTTTTAGATGCTGCTAACCTAGACTGGACAAGAGCAATAATGTATAAAACTGTTCCGAGTGATTTGACAGATATCAACATCAAAGATTACGATATGTTGGTGTTTTTCAGTCATCAGGGAATCAAATCTTTAGGAATTAATTTCCCAGATTTCAAACAAGAAGATACAAAAATTGCTGTTTTTGGAACTACTACCCAAGCCGCTGCAGAAGAAGCAGGATTGACAGTTAATATAATGGCTCCAACCAAAGAAAATCCATCTATGACAATGGCCATAGAAAAATACATCAAAAGCATCAATAAATAA
- a CDS encoding DUF4271 domain-containing protein, whose translation MIRIAEHNDWVIYCILGSIFIYIILLSVFQREANIKDFLLQKIEDSNNLTPSWVIISIVKCVMTALLLSQFVPIVPKFLSDFHLFGFEINKFGFTFLTLLSFDIVRNILTFFFYSSVGSGKNLKGLTLVSSKFYFLESIAFIVASFALYYFPVDLVKYFYFIIGLVIFSFILKNLIYLFHKQSILPENWYYKFLYICTLQIVPVLVLWKFLFY comes from the coding sequence TTGATTAGAATCGCGGAACATAACGATTGGGTGATATATTGTATTCTTGGGAGTATCTTTATATACATTATCCTTTTGTCTGTTTTCCAGAGAGAGGCCAACATCAAGGATTTTTTACTTCAAAAAATTGAAGATTCTAACAACCTCACACCATCCTGGGTTATCATTTCTATCGTAAAATGTGTGATGACAGCGCTTTTATTATCACAGTTTGTTCCGATTGTTCCAAAGTTTTTATCCGACTTTCACTTGTTTGGTTTTGAAATTAATAAATTCGGGTTTACTTTTTTGACTTTGTTAAGTTTTGACATTGTTAGAAACATTCTGACTTTCTTTTTCTACTCCAGCGTTGGAAGCGGTAAAAATCTGAAAGGCCTGACATTGGTTTCGAGTAAATTTTACTTTTTGGAGTCAATCGCTTTCATTGTGGCATCATTTGCGCTTTATTACTTTCCGGTTGACTTGGTGAAGTATTTTTATTTCATCATTGGTCTGGTTATTTTTTCTTTTATTTTGAAAAACTTAATATACTTATTCCACAAACAATCCATTTTGCCGGAAAACTGGTATTATAAATTTTTGTATATTTGCACGCTTCAAATAGTACCGGTATTGGTACTTTGGAAGTTCTTATTTTATTGA